TATCTCGCAGCGCAAGCCGGCATCCTGGTCGCAGAAGTGCGAGCTTATAAACAAATGGGCAGCAATGCCTTCGTCCTCGTCGACGCTGGCTTCAACGATCTGATGCGACCCGCCATGTACGGCTCGGCACATCGCGTGAGCGTCATGACCTCGACCGGGCAAATCAAGCGCGAGGGCCTGCGGCCGACCGTAATTGCCGGCCCCCTCTGTGAGTCGGGCGACGTTTTCACCCAAAAAGAAGGTGGAGAAGTCATCACCCAAATGCTGCCGGAGGTCGAAGTCGGCGACCTGTTGATCTTTCACGACTGCGGAGCTTATGGCGCAAGCATGTCGTCCAACTACAATACGCGTCCATTGATCCCGGAAGTCTTGAAAGATGGCGATGAACTGAAAGTCATCAGAAAGCGCCAGACGTTCAATGACCTTCTGCACCTGGAACTTGACGCGGGCCAGTCACTGCCGACGGGCTGACAGATGAGGCGACCCATATTCCGGTGAATATGGGTCATCCGCAAAACAGTCAGTTCGCCAGTTCGATCCCCGTCGCAGCCGTTATCTGGCTTATTGTCGCCTTGGCTTGCTCGAGCGCCGTTGAATAATGTTCAGCGACGATATGGATATACCCGAGTGAAGAGTCATTACCCGTCATCGGCAAAATCACTTGCCCCTCCTGAATCGCGATCGAGTGCTCCTTGACCCACGGGAAGTGTTCTTGCATGTAACCTGCGTCGACCGTAGCCCGTGAGACGGTTTGTTGCATCGGCGCCAGGCGCCGGGACGTCGAAAACAATCGGGTCTTCGCCTGAGCCTCTACAATCTTGCCCAGATAGGTGTCCAGCAAAATATCAAAGGCGCTTAAGGACGTGGATTTCTGGAACAGTGTCGACAATGCGCCACCCATGAATCGGGGATTCACTTCTACGAGATCGACGCGACCGTTATTGACAATCACTTCAATATGAAAGACTCCGACATCAAGCTTCAGGCAGTCGACGACTTTCTCACAGTATTCAAATACCGCAGGCTCATCGGCGTAGTGTCCACGCGGAGCCATGGTCGACTCTATTTCCAGCAGTTCATTGTGTTTTGCCCGGTCACGCCTGGTGAGCATCAACGGATAGAAACCGTGCTCGTTTCTCGCCACCTCGGCTGAATACATTTGCCCACTGATGTATTCCTCGACGGTATATTCATCGGATATGAAGCCACGGAACGCGCTGTCTATATCGTTACGCGTCGACTCATACTCGGTCATGAACTGCTGCAGATCCTGCGGCGTTTCGAGGTGCGCCGTCAGGTATTTGGCAAACCCGGAGACGGGCTTGACGATGCACGGATAACCGATGACATCCACCGCTGACGGCAGTTGTTCAAGCGTGCGGCAAGTTCGATGAGCACAACGAGTCAGCCCTTCTGCCTTCAGCAGTTCACGCGCCCGGGCCTTGTTCTTGGCGTTGGCCACACCTTCATGGGAAGTACCTTTGAGGTTCGCCCCCCGTGCCGCCGCCGCGACCAGTTCAACGATATCGTCAAGAGGCGTAAAGACGGCCGAAACAGGATACTTGTGGCTGATCGTCTTCATGAGGCTTTCAAGCGTTTCAACATCGAGAGAGGACTCGACATCGTAGGTCGCTACCGTGTTTTCGGTGAAGAACTCATTCGTCAAAGACGTGTGATTACGGGTCAATTCGGAGCGTATGAAAATAACGCCAAGATGTCTCTTGTTAGCAGCCGTGATGATTGCAGAAGTGACATCCGTGCAGTCAACCATCAATACATAGTCCATCTTGATCTCCCTGAAGTTTATTTGAACAGCACAAGTAAAATCGAAAAAAACGACATCAGCCTCCTTGAAAACGTCATTACCATTATTGAACACTCATTCAAAAACAATCTGGCAGGCGGGCTGTAAAGTGCGACCGATCATAGCAATCGGCAGCAGTCGCGTCAGCCTCCCGATACGTCCTGAATCGCCTTTCCGGTGCGGACCGATAACCTTTTCCGCCCGCCCATATCAGAAATGGATCCATTATTTCAAAAGTGGCATGGACGTGTGTATGATCGCGCCGTGACCCAAGGTCTGCGCCGGCAGGTACGACGTAAGTCATCCCCCCATGGATCGAGGGCTCGCGGCTTCGAAAGTACAACCAGAAAAGAATAAGAACTTATTAAAAATGACAATAATAAAACTTTAAACGTGCTGCCAGATTATCAAAGGAATGACGATGAAAATATCGATAAGGCACGTCGAGATTTTTAAGGCCGTCATGGCATCCGGGAGTATCACCGGAGCCGCTGATGCTTTAGGAACATCTCAACCAACTGTCAGCCGTGAGCTGTCAAGTTTCGAACGTTCAATGGGCATGCAACTATTCGAGAGAACCAAGGGCCGGCTTAAAGCGACTCGACAGGGAGTAGCCCTGCACAATGAAATACTTAAAACCTACGATGGTTTATCAAAAATCGGCCTGGCTGCCGCAGAGATAAAACAGGGGTTATATGAAAAGATCACCGTTGTCAGTCTGCCGATCCTGTCGCAAACACTGTTGCCGGATTCGATTTCAAAGTTCTTGCAACATTACCCTGAACTGAACATCAGTCTGACCACACATGACTCTCCCTTGCTGGAAGAAAGCCTGTCTCTGCAGTCTCATGACTTGGGCTTG
The sequence above is a segment of the Pseudomonas sp. HS6 genome. Coding sequences within it:
- a CDS encoding acetyl-CoA carboxylase biotin carboxylase subunit family protein, whose amino-acid sequence is MDYVLMVDCTDVTSAIITAANKRHLGVIFIRSELTRNHTSLTNEFFTENTVATYDVESSLDVETLESLMKTISHKYPVSAVFTPLDDIVELVAAAARGANLKGTSHEGVANAKNKARARELLKAEGLTRCAHRTCRTLEQLPSAVDVIGYPCIVKPVSGFAKYLTAHLETPQDLQQFMTEYESTRNDIDSAFRGFISDEYTVEEYISGQMYSAEVARNEHGFYPLMLTRRDRAKHNELLEIESTMAPRGHYADEPAVFEYCEKVVDCLKLDVGVFHIEVIVNNGRVDLVEVNPRFMGGALSTLFQKSTSLSAFDILLDTYLGKIVEAQAKTRLFSTSRRLAPMQQTVSRATVDAGYMQEHFPWVKEHSIAIQEGQVILPMTGNDSSLGYIHIVAEHYSTALEQAKATISQITAATGIELAN